The following coding sequences lie in one Mustelus asterias chromosome 6, sMusAst1.hap1.1, whole genome shotgun sequence genomic window:
- the LOC144495266 gene encoding relaxin-3-like — protein sequence MKSLVCVLVINLFLVSFPTAALSQSLRGGESGIKLCGREFIRAVIYTCGGSRWKRLLDNQNDPFQTSADKDYAKEMDSMRNFQGMFANDRNQEVEPAVVEQEGNENYSQYDQIPEDFSEYIRQIEEGSNKQMQHLPWARSFRKKREVSPGMSTKCCTYGCTKKDISILC from the exons ATGAAGAGCCTAGTGTGTGTTCTGGTAATCAACCTGTTCCTCGTCTCCTTCCCCACTGCTGCCTTGTCCCAGTCTTTGAGGGGTGGGGAATCAGGAATCAAGCTATGCGGCCGGGAGTTCATCCGAGCCGTCATCTATACCTGTGGGGGTTCTCGCTGGAAGAGACTTCTTGATAACCAGAATG atcccttcCAGACCTCAGCTGATAAAGACTACGCCAAGGAGATGGACAGCATGAGGAACTTTCAGGGGATGTTTGCCAATGACAGGAACCAGGAGGTTGAGCCAGCCGTTGTTGAGCAAGAGGGCAATGAGAACTACAGCCAGTATGATCAGATACCAGAAGATTTCAGCGAGTACATCCGGCAGATTGAGGAAGGCAGCAACAAACAGATGCAGCATCTACCCTGGGCCAGATCCTTCAGGAAGAAAAGGGAAGTGTCGCCAGGAATGTCAACCAAATGCTGCACTTACGGCTGTACCAAAAAAGATATCAGCATTCTCTGCTGA